A stretch of DNA from Bacillus sp. Marseille-Q1617:
TTTGTGTTGATTGCTGTTATTATGAGGGTGGTATATGTTTAGTGGGGGAGGACAATGTATCTGTCTTTTTCAGTTAGTTGCTTTTCTCATTAAAGTAAAAAAAGAAATAACCATGTTTGGTATATTACGGATGTTAGAGAACCGTGAGAGAGTAACCAAGGGAGATTCATTAATGAGCTGGGGGAATTCTTAGTTTGCGTAATGGACTCTTAAGAATATTTAATTCTTAATAAAGAATAAACGAGCTGATAATGAATTCATAATCAGCTCGTGCTTCTTAAACTGCTTTGGAAACAGGGGAGATGATGCCTCTTGATTCAAGTTCTGATTGTGTTTGCTCATCAGCTGGGCGGTATCCTTTTTCAAGTAGATCTTTAATGAAAATCTTATTATAAACAAAAGAAAATATAATACCGGGAATCCAAGCTCCAAACCCAAGAGTGAATGCTCCAACTGCAAAAGCCGTGATAAACATGATTGCAGCCCACTTTAAATCACCTCTTATAAGTGCTGGGAAAAACCCAAAAAAGAATGTTGTCCAGCTGAAGCCCACTTTCACCTCTTTAGTTACACCTGCATCGTTACGTAATCTTGCTTTCATTTCTTACACTCCTTTAGTCATGGTCCTTTTAGATTATACTATAAATTTTGGATGTGTTTTCCAATAAATATAAAAAAGAATATAAATTTATTAATATTTTGGTGGGAAACAAGGGAACGGTTCGAGATCAGAAAGAGTATGCTTTTTAAAAATATATTCACTTAAATTTGGTTATTTTTGTAGGTCGGAGTGTGAGTGACTGTTTTTATTGGGGAAGTAAGGGGAGGTTCTCTTAAAAAAGCAATGAATTATTTTCTTAGTGCTTGATTAATAACAGCCAAAATATACCAGAAAATGAAAAGTTGTATGCCACTTTGCGTTCAGGGTAAACCCAGACGGTTCCGACTCTACATTCCAAAGCGTCTAAATAAAGTAGGTGAATTGGTATAATGGAGGCGGACAGCGGATCCGCAGGGACGCAGATGGGACCATCACAATTATGTGTGCGAGCAGGGAGAAATCGTCGTACTCAAGCGTCGACAAGAAAATTCGCAGAGACCCCCTACCCAAATAAAAAGAGGCCGGTTCGCCCGACCTCTTTTTGCTTACTTCAATTTAATTTGGACAGGTTTACTTTCCTGCGTATGAATAGTTTTGGGGTTGTTCTTTTGCAAAGCAGTTCTCTTTACCGAGCTTGTAACATTGTGTATTAATTCCCCTACATCATGAGCGGACTCAACCAAAGGGTCAACGGCTTTCATTTTTCCTTTTACATCTACAGAAATTTGGTTGGCTGTATGAAT
This window harbors:
- a CDS encoding DUF948 domain-containing protein, whose product is MLEWSAVIAAAAFTILVIYLILTLRKVMATLTETNKTLSDTRTAVNGITEEAEELIHTANQISVDVKGKMKAVDPLVESAHDVGELIHNVTSSVKRTALQKNNPKTIHTQESKPVQIKLK
- a CDS encoding DUF2628 domain-containing protein — its product is MKARLRNDAGVTKEVKVGFSWTTFFFGFFPALIRGDLKWAAIMFITAFAVGAFTLGFGAWIPGIIFSFVYNKIFIKDLLEKGYRPADEQTQSELESRGIISPVSKAV